Sequence from the Zeugodacus cucurbitae isolate PBARC_wt_2022May chromosome 2, idZeuCucr1.2, whole genome shotgun sequence genome:
acaagAAATACGCTTATTATTTTTCCCAAACAAAAGTCGGActtgataatttattatatataaaactggGAGAAACTGCTTATTGCCGGATGCtactttcaaaaataagttttatttttttcaaaagagcGGTGCATACGCATAAATTGCGTTCTTTTCCTCTAAACCAGCAGGGAAATAAGCCCATAATGCAGAGTAAGTGCAAATTATaggaattgaaaataaaaaccccGCACGCCAATCTTTgcctctaaaaataaaaaaaaaccgcaAAAGTGCGGTGAGATAACACTTCCTTTAAAggctaaattaaattttcgctaGATTTACTCAAGCTTAAATTGTGCACGCTTTCACTCCtcaaagcaacaataaatatgCTTATATTGCGGTAGCTGGTGCCGCTACTGCCTTTGTCATAAATCTTCGACAAGTGTCATTTGCCATTTGGCGGCGAACGTTTATGGCTTTTAAAATTTGCGATATGCATCTGAGCAGAAAATCCCTTTCGCACGCACACATTTCTATTGCGCGCACTTGAtgcatgctgttgttgttgtagctgttgcaCTTGCTACGGCTCTTTGTTCGTCTATCATTGCAATAACGGTTGagctgctgcttttgttgttgccattgttgcttCTGCATTGTGCATTTATCGGTTGTGCGCTCATACGAACAATGCCCAGCCTTCCGTGCGGAGACGATTGGCTTTGACAGGCACATCGCGTCGCAACACACTCCAGCAGGTTTGCCAGAACATCGGGATTATGCCCACATTCATATCTACAGAAGCTTTGCAGCGCTTCTCAAGTGTGTGCATTTGTTTAGTATTCGATTTGCGCCAACTTATGGCATGTAACCCGGCGAGGAGCTTCGAAGTAAATTGCCGAATTGGAGGAAAAGGCAATCCGTCAAACTTTCTGGTCGTGCACAGCTCTTCAGTAGGTGATCCGAATGCATTCCAAAGTTATGAGACACGGAGAATGGTGGAGCAGTATTTACTCAACCAAAAGCAAGACCTTTTCTAAATATATGATTAAAATCATATTAGTCCTTTAATTTAACTACTTCTGCCGTAGAGGGTATAAAGTTCGCTTGCTCCGCTAGCGTCATAATTAagagtgtgtatatgtgtgtgtccaGATCTACGAAAAGTGTAAATGTCAAATGCACTTGCTCCTCGAGACAATGTACGAAGCGATAACGGGCGAATGCAAACACACAttcacatcaacaacaacaacaacaacaaaatagagCTTCAATGACTGTTGACGAGCCGACAAGTGGCGTTAATAGCCATCAATACAAACATCAAGAACATCAGCAGCACTGTGGGGCATCGCTTTCTATGCAATTTCGAGAATCGACGGAGTGTTGAGGCAGTGCGCTGGAGCTTCCTCGAGCACAGACATACATCTAATCAATTTCAATTATGTAAGATGTAAAAGCACGTTGTCAGTCGACAATGAGCACATAACTGCGATAACAACAATCATTAGCATCATAATACTCTACCTTCAATGGCAGCTGCAAATGAtaagcacacacatatatacatacttgtcAAATGTGTTGGTTGGTGTTTATGCTTATCAATCACCATATTTCACATGCAGCAGCAGTTTCATAACAATCACAACGATTACAGAATCAGTATGTTACATGggtaatttaatttcacttgGGATCTAAATAGGCAAATTTGCATGTCAGTATCTTTTACAATAAAGACCTGTTTTAATCCCATTACTGAAAGTATTATATCACTCCGTTTACTTTAAATACCACATTAGTTGAAATAAGTAGATACCGCAAAGACTCTTAGCTATAAACTCAACAAGCGATTAGCTGCTGCCTGCTAGATGTCATTCTGTGGATATAATGCAGTATAATGAATGGTGGCGACTATTTGTCTCTATACCTACATTCAATGTATGacttcaataatattaaaaaatctccgAATCACAAGATAAAATACGTTAAACACAgttttacaacaaaagcaaatagaaatgaaatattatGTCCGCAGGGACATAGGCGCTGATTTTCCAAGAAATATTAGCGACCACCAAGTAATcgcaaaattcaatttatactaCGAGCGCTCCCGGCAGCCATTtgacaataataaaaaacgaaatgtctttcaaaaatgaaagcaaaccAATGACAGTTATGAAGGAAACACAAAAGGAAATCAATGTTTGATGGTCACTTGAAAGCTACATTGAATTCACAGaggaataatattaaattttattcctTTCAAAACTCACTCAAGACTTCTAACATCTAccgcacaaaaacaataagtgaATGCACGACCGATTACGCGTATGTGTCTTGTGAAGCTCTCAATTTACAGCAACATCATTTAATTTgccccaattgccgccgatggACATTTATCAGTCGGCGTCTCATAAATTTTGCTGGAATTTCTATGAATAAAATGGCCACAAGGAAATTTGAAATGTCTTTCATTACGAAATTTAAGTTAACTAATATGATCGCATTAATAAATTAACCGTCGAAACTAAACGATGAATTACTTAATTCAGAGAGCGGCTGAAAGGTGCagccaaaaatacaaaaaggaagatatgtgtttatttaaacTTTCAAGAAATGTCACATTCAGCTTACACATGAAACAATATACACTTATATTAAGCTTTCTACTAACGAAAAGAAATAGTTTATTCCTCTGTCAATAGATCAGAGTGGTTCCATGTGCCATTGAGCTTCATGTTTTATCACATGTTATTCATACTAAATTTAGAATTGGAATTATAACAAGCATTGTAGTTTTTACTTCTTACTCACTGGCCCTCTTTTCTGGCGGTTTCCtgatttcatacatatatacatataactagtTTCTCTATAGTTAAGTTATTATGAGTGCATCGAAACGGTTTCGAGATTTTAGTCGTCTTCAAAGTAACCCAAATGCAGATATTTCGGCAGCAGCTTTTCCAGCTCTTCGAGGAAGTCTGTGCGAGCGTATATTTGCTTTCGGGTATCATCGGATGACATTATTTCGTCTGGTCCCGTATCACCATCGCGGAAGGCCATCCAAGCAGGTAGAAATGTGATAAGAAGGAAGAGCTCTGTGAATATATGCAGAAATGTGATAAGTACAAATGAAATGGTAAAAGGAAAGTGGAATTGTTTGTTGAGTCAGTGACTGAATAATCTTCTAGCACACATACGTGTGTACTAATTATattaccaaaatatttttgctgcgTTCGCTGTTCATGCAAATCCACTAATTTCGGAAGCGGTCCTTCAAATCCAATTTTCTGCAGTGTTTCcttaaaatgtgtgaaatagAAATACATCCACTGCGGAAAGTCTTCACGGTGTTCTGAGTCCAACAGCATGTAATACGAGTAAATTAGGTCATTAATCATTGGACCGACATAGGACAGCTGATAGTCCAATAGCATCACGTCCAATAACTTCCCCGAACTGGGATCGTGCTTGAacatcatatttttgttgtgaaaATCGCCGTGGCACAACACATAGTAGGCGTTAGCCTTTCGGGCTTCCTGGTATTCCTTGAACGAGTTTATGGCGCCTTTGAATAACTTGTTCCGAATAGATTTGAGATGCGGCAGATAATTTTGGAGTCGAGGCATTGTTTCTACCTGTTGAATTAAAAGATCAATTGCTTGTGACATGAACACATTTTCCTCGATTTTAGGCATCGTGAGCAGACCTTGGCGATAGCTTTCAAAATATTCCGGTtccttaatttaaattaaaataatatgaattttcCCTCTGttaaccttaaattttatttataccaactcacttcaaaattaattttgtagctAATGGCATGCCATTTCGCCAGCTTGAGGTAGGCCAGTTTGATCTCCTCGTTATTTACACAACGTCCGCGCAGCACTTCGTACCCCAGCGGTACAATATCTTCGAATATTATAATCTTTCTGGGGCTTAGCTCATAAAACAGAATACTGTGGGgatttttattggaaattcaCAAGAGTTAACAAATAGTTTGTATTCAATATGCGACTTACGGCGCCTTCAGGACAGTATCATCACCGATGTCTCGTAATATCTGCTCGAAACGTGGTATCACCTTCGTGTACATCCCGATTTCAGTCTCAAATATTGTTGACTCCTCGAACATTTCTTTCTTGTGCCCCTCCTGGGAAGGCATTATTTTCATAATCATCCTTTTTGTCTTCACTTCCCCATCGCATTTGTACTCCACGGTGGCACGAAACATAACACTCGCGTAATGATCTCCTTTGAGCGTGGCGGGGGACAACTCGGTTTTCCTTAACTGCAAGTCCTTGGCGTCGGTTTCAAAATTAAGCAAAACTTTGGTAAAGAACTCATCGTTCAGCCACGCAGGTGCCTCCAACTCATCTGCattgtagtttttgttattatttggtGCCATTTTCTCGCTTTTGCCGCCTTGTTGTAGCTTTAAGAAATA
This genomic interval carries:
- the LOC105221681 gene encoding uncharacterized protein LOC105221681 → MAPNNNKNYNADELEAPAWLNDEFFTKVLLNFETDAKDLQLRKTELSPATLKGDHYASVMFRATVEYKCDGEVKTKRMIMKIMPSQEGHKKEMFEESTIFETEIGMYTKVIPRFEQILRDIGDDTVLKAPILFYELSPRKIIIFEDIVPLGYEVLRGRCVNNEEIKLAYLKLAKWHAISYKINFEEPEYFESYRQGLLTMPKIEENVFMSQAIDLLIQQVETMPRLQNYLPHLKSIRNKLFKGAINSFKEYQEARKANAYYVLCHGDFHNKNMMFKHDPSSGKLLDVMLLDYQLSYVGPMINDLIYSYYMLLDSEHREDFPQWMYFYFTHFKETLQKIGFEGPLPKLVDLHEQRTQQKYFELFLLITFLPAWMAFRDGDTGPDEIMSSDDTRKQIYARTDFLEELEKLLPKYLHLGYFEDD